Proteins encoded by one window of Burkholderia plantarii:
- the tsaE gene encoding tRNA (adenosine(37)-N6)-threonylcarbamoyltransferase complex ATPase subunit type 1 TsaE: MPAQPSHPHAVSVPAAPLAERRFALPDEAATAAFGERFAHALDAVRAQAVARHAFTGLQIQLAGDLGAGKTTLVRAILRGLGHAGRVKSPTYTLVEPYVLARENGELTVHHFDLYRFSDPAEWADAGFREYFNAGAICLVEWPQQAGTLLGVPDLVFALDVDGDGRRLDARAYSASGTACLERC, from the coding sequence ATGCCCGCGCAGCCCAGCCATCCGCACGCCGTGTCCGTCCCCGCCGCACCGCTGGCCGAGCGCCGCTTCGCGCTCCCGGACGAGGCCGCGACCGCCGCGTTCGGCGAACGCTTCGCGCACGCGCTCGACGCGGTGCGCGCGCAGGCCGTCGCCCGGCACGCGTTCACCGGCCTGCAGATCCAGCTCGCGGGCGACCTCGGCGCCGGCAAGACCACGCTGGTTCGCGCGATCCTGCGCGGCCTCGGCCACGCCGGCCGCGTGAAGAGTCCCACCTACACGCTCGTCGAGCCCTACGTGCTCGCGCGCGAAAACGGGGAACTCACGGTCCATCATTTCGATCTCTACCGATTCAGTGATCCGGCCGAATGGGCGGACGCGGGCTTTCGCGAATATTTCAACGCCGGTGCGATCTGCCTCGTCGAATGGCCGCAGCAGGCCGGTACCCTGCTCGGCGTGCCGGATCTCGTGTTCGCGCTCGATGTCGACGGCGACGGCCGCCGGCTCGACGCGCGGGCCTACAGCGCTTCAGGAACCGCATGTCTCGAAAGATGTTGA
- a CDS encoding N-acetylmuramoyl-L-alanine amidase → MSRKMLIKPFRSIESAATVTHNWRRRQVLVAGASTLVLGLVAPSLARASSVLGVRVWPARDYTRVTIESDQPLQAAQQLLQGPDRLVVDLDGLDLDQALRELVSKIAPNDPQIQSVRVGQYQPHVVRMVFDLKGLVKPQMFTLPPVGSYRYRLVFDLYPAVAPDPLSDLIAQTEHKQQQLNDSVRAQEAQPPQAALNGPGTPPPANGDGSDAFFQRFAQNTAPAARPSPAAPSSPARPAIKPPPAVAKQDDDDDTDSSYAFTAPKGKNGTVRLLTVAIDPGHGGEDPGAIGGGGTYEKHVALDIAKRLRAKIDGAPNMRSMMTRDNDFFVPLNVRVQKARRVGADLFVSIHADAFTTPQAHGSSVFALSDHGATSAAARWMANKENSSDTIGGINVKTQDVSVNRALFDMSTTAQIRDSLRYGNFVLKEVGTINKLHKGSVEQAGFAVLKAPDIPSILVETAFISNPEEERRLNDDAYREQMADAIFRGIKRYFAANPPLAKSRMA, encoded by the coding sequence ATGTCTCGAAAGATGTTGATCAAACCGTTCCGGTCGATCGAATCGGCCGCCACCGTCACCCACAACTGGCGGCGCCGGCAGGTGCTCGTCGCGGGCGCCTCGACGCTCGTGCTCGGGCTGGTCGCGCCGAGCCTGGCGCGCGCGTCGTCGGTGCTCGGCGTGCGGGTCTGGCCCGCGCGCGACTACACGCGCGTGACGATCGAATCCGACCAGCCGCTGCAGGCGGCCCAGCAGCTGCTGCAAGGCCCCGACCGGCTGGTGGTCGACCTCGACGGGCTCGACCTCGACCAGGCGCTGCGCGAGCTCGTCTCGAAGATCGCGCCGAACGATCCGCAGATCCAGTCGGTGCGCGTCGGCCAGTACCAGCCGCACGTGGTGCGCATGGTGTTCGACCTGAAAGGTTTGGTGAAGCCGCAGATGTTCACGCTGCCGCCGGTCGGCTCGTATCGCTACCGGCTGGTGTTCGACCTGTATCCGGCCGTCGCGCCCGATCCGCTGTCGGACCTGATCGCGCAGACCGAGCACAAGCAACAGCAGCTGAACGACTCGGTGCGCGCGCAGGAAGCGCAGCCGCCGCAGGCGGCGCTGAACGGCCCCGGCACGCCGCCGCCCGCGAACGGCGACGGCAGCGACGCGTTCTTCCAGCGCTTCGCGCAGAACACGGCGCCGGCCGCGCGGCCCTCGCCCGCCGCGCCGTCGAGCCCGGCCAGGCCCGCCATCAAGCCGCCGCCCGCCGTCGCGAAGCAGGACGACGATGACGACACCGACTCGTCCTATGCGTTCACGGCGCCGAAGGGCAAGAACGGCACGGTGCGGCTGCTCACCGTCGCGATCGACCCGGGCCACGGCGGCGAGGATCCCGGCGCGATCGGCGGCGGCGGCACCTACGAGAAGCACGTCGCGCTCGACATCGCCAAGCGGCTGCGCGCGAAGATCGACGGTGCGCCGAACATGCGCTCGATGATGACGCGCGACAACGACTTCTTCGTGCCGCTGAACGTGCGCGTGCAGAAGGCGCGGCGCGTCGGCGCCGACCTGTTCGTGTCGATCCACGCCGACGCGTTCACCACGCCGCAGGCGCACGGCTCGTCGGTGTTCGCGCTGTCCGACCATGGCGCGACCAGCGCCGCCGCGCGCTGGATGGCGAACAAGGAGAACTCGTCGGACACGATCGGCGGGATCAACGTGAAGACGCAGGACGTGTCGGTGAACCGCGCGCTGTTCGACATGTCGACCACGGCGCAGATCCGCGACTCGCTGCGCTACGGCAACTTCGTGCTGAAGGAAGTCGGCACCATCAACAAACTGCACAAGGGCTCGGTCGAGCAGGCCGGCTTCGCGGTGCTGAAGGCGCCCGACATTCCGTCGATCCTGGTCGAGACCGCGTTCATCAGCAATCCGGAAGAAGAGCGTCGCCTCAACGACGACGCCTATCGCGAGCAGATGGCCGACGCGATCTTCCGCGGCATCAAGCGCTACTTCGCGGCGAATCCGCCGCTCGCGAAAAGCCGGATGGCCTGA
- a CDS encoding EamA family transporter translates to MAMKDLLLALVVIVAWGVNFVVIKVGLHGVPPMLLGALRFTLAALPAVFFVPRPRIPLRMLVLYGATILLAQFVFLFTAMNVGMPAGVASLVLQAQAFFTLGFARVFLGERVRIWNLTGLAIAALGLVTIAAQSGGAMTLAGFALTICAAASWALGNIVTKRIGKVELVPLVVWGSLVPPLPFFALSLALEGPARIEAALGALSGASIFAIVYLAFVATLVGYALWGRLLSRYPAAQVAPFSLVVPVVGIASSALLLGERMSGAEYLGALLVMGGLVVNVFGGRLARRAA, encoded by the coding sequence ATGGCCATGAAGGACCTGCTGCTCGCGCTGGTGGTGATCGTCGCGTGGGGCGTCAATTTCGTCGTGATCAAGGTGGGCCTGCACGGCGTGCCGCCGATGCTGCTCGGCGCGCTGCGCTTCACGCTCGCGGCGCTGCCGGCGGTATTTTTCGTGCCGCGGCCGCGCATCCCGCTGCGCATGCTGGTGCTGTATGGCGCGACCATCCTGCTCGCGCAGTTCGTGTTCCTGTTCACCGCGATGAACGTCGGCATGCCGGCCGGGGTCGCCTCGCTGGTGCTGCAGGCGCAGGCGTTCTTCACGCTTGGCTTCGCGCGGGTGTTCCTCGGTGAGCGCGTGCGCATCTGGAACCTGACGGGCCTCGCGATCGCCGCGCTCGGGCTCGTGACGATCGCCGCGCAAAGCGGCGGGGCGATGACGCTGGCCGGCTTCGCGCTGACCATCTGCGCGGCCGCCTCGTGGGCGCTCGGCAACATCGTCACGAAGCGGATCGGCAAGGTGGAGCTGGTGCCGCTGGTGGTGTGGGGCAGCCTGGTGCCGCCGCTGCCGTTCTTCGCGCTGTCGCTCGCGCTCGAAGGTCCGGCGCGGATCGAGGCCGCGCTCGGCGCGCTGTCGGGCGCGTCGATCTTCGCGATCGTCTATCTCGCGTTCGTCGCCACGCTGGTCGGCTACGCGCTGTGGGGGCGCCTGCTGTCGCGCTACCCGGCCGCGCAGGTCGCGCCGTTCTCGCTGGTGGTGCCGGTGGTCGGCATCGCCTCGTCGGCGCTGCTGCTCGGTGAACGGATGAGCGGCGCCGAATATCTCGGCGCCCTGCTGGTGATGGGGGGGCTGGTGGTCAACGTGTTCGGCGGCCGGCTCGCGCGGCGCGCGGCCTGA
- a CDS encoding pirin family protein encodes MSDSIRAVLKPHVRDIGNLQVRRTLPAMAARLVGPFIFFDHMGPAELPPGSGLDVRPHPHIGLATVTYLFDGAILHRDSLGSVQTIVPGDVNWMTAGRGIVHSERTPAEVRERGQTIHGIQTWVALPLEHETTEPAFEHHPAATLPKLARDGVALTVIAGDAFGLVSPVTTFSRTLYAAAEFAAGATLAFDADHEERAVYLVAGDLTIDGTPLEAEQMAVLTPGAAVSLASRGGARLMLLGGAKLAGERFIEWNFVASSREAIERAKTAWTEQTMGGVPGETDWIPLPERRAH; translated from the coding sequence ATGAGCGATTCGATCCGAGCGGTCCTGAAACCGCATGTCCGCGACATCGGCAACCTGCAGGTGCGCCGCACGCTGCCCGCGATGGCCGCGCGCCTCGTCGGCCCGTTCATCTTCTTCGACCACATGGGGCCGGCCGAGCTGCCGCCCGGCAGCGGCCTCGACGTGCGCCCGCATCCGCACATCGGCCTCGCCACGGTCACCTACCTGTTCGACGGCGCGATCCTGCACCGCGACAGCCTCGGTTCGGTGCAGACCATCGTGCCCGGCGACGTGAACTGGATGACGGCCGGGCGCGGCATCGTCCACTCCGAGCGCACGCCCGCCGAAGTCCGCGAGCGCGGCCAGACCATCCACGGCATCCAGACCTGGGTGGCGCTGCCGCTCGAACACGAGACCACCGAGCCCGCGTTCGAGCACCATCCGGCCGCGACGCTGCCGAAGCTCGCGCGCGACGGCGTCGCGCTGACCGTGATCGCCGGCGACGCGTTCGGCCTCGTCTCGCCCGTCACCACGTTCTCGCGCACGCTCTACGCGGCCGCCGAGTTCGCGGCCGGCGCGACGCTCGCGTTCGATGCCGATCACGAGGAACGCGCCGTCTACCTGGTGGCGGGCGACCTGACGATCGACGGCACGCCGCTCGAAGCGGAACAGATGGCCGTGCTCACGCCCGGCGCGGCGGTCTCGCTCGCGAGCCGCGGCGGCGCGCGCCTGATGCTGCTGGGCGGCGCGAAGCTGGCCGGCGAGCGCTTCATCGAGTGGAATTTCGTGGCGAGCAGCCGCGAGGCGATCGAGCGCGCGAAGACGGCCTGGACCGAACAGACGATGGGCGGCGTACCGGGCGAGACCGACTGGATTCCGCTGCCCGAGCGCCGCGCGCATTGA
- the trxA gene encoding thioredoxin codes for METTLATFERDVIEASLDAPVLVDFWAPWCGPCKTLGPLLERLEADYAGRWKLVKVNVDENQELAAHFQTRSIPHVIAFADGRAVDQFIGMLPEGQIRAFIDRLLPSPDDAERRAAQIALAEERYDDAVTHLQSALALNPGQDDIRLDLIELLLAIDRVEAARDEATRLSPQTVNGVDPRYQAIKTRFDSLDAAVELPPTDALEARIAADGNDLEARFDLAQLLIAHRVYEGALEQLLEIVKRDRAFKDDVGRKTMVSVFELAADQPNLVSAWRRKLSALLY; via the coding sequence ATGGAAACCACGCTCGCCACCTTCGAACGCGACGTCATCGAAGCATCGCTCGACGCCCCGGTACTCGTCGACTTCTGGGCGCCCTGGTGCGGCCCGTGCAAGACGCTCGGCCCGCTGCTCGAACGCCTCGAGGCTGACTACGCGGGGCGCTGGAAACTCGTCAAGGTCAACGTCGACGAGAACCAGGAACTCGCCGCGCATTTCCAGACCCGCAGCATCCCCCACGTGATCGCGTTCGCCGACGGCCGTGCCGTCGACCAGTTCATCGGCATGCTGCCCGAAGGCCAGATCCGCGCCTTCATCGACCGCCTGCTGCCGTCGCCCGACGACGCCGAGCGCCGCGCCGCGCAGATCGCGCTGGCCGAGGAACGCTACGACGACGCCGTCACGCACCTGCAGTCGGCGCTCGCGCTGAATCCGGGCCAGGACGACATCCGCCTCGACCTGATCGAGCTGCTGCTGGCCATCGATCGCGTCGAGGCCGCGCGCGACGAGGCCACGCGCCTCTCGCCGCAGACCGTGAACGGCGTGGACCCGCGCTACCAGGCGATCAAGACGCGCTTCGACTCGCTCGACGCCGCCGTCGAGCTGCCGCCGACCGACGCGCTGGAAGCCCGCATCGCCGCCGACGGCAACGATCTCGAGGCACGCTTCGATCTCGCCCAGCTGCTGATCGCGCACCGCGTCTACGAAGGCGCGCTGGAGCAGCTGCTCGAGATCGTCAAGCGCGACCGCGCGTTCAAGGACGACGTCGGCCGCAAGACCATGGTGTCGGTGTTCGAGCTGGCCGCCGACCAGCCGAACCTGGTCTCCGCGTGGCGCCGCAAGCTCAGCGCGCTGCTGTACTGA
- a CDS encoding tRNA threonylcarbamoyladenosine dehydratase, with product MARIDVVTTQADLTPGPAGHFDPDRARRFGGVSRLYGSDALAAFERAHVAVIGIGGVGSWTVEALARSAIGNLTLIDLDNIAESNTNRQIHALDGNYGKAKVDAMAERIALIDPACRVHRVEDFAEAGNFDALLGGGFDYVIDAIDSVRTKVALIAWCVARGQPLVTVGGAGGQLDPTRIRIDDLALTIQDPLLSKVRAQLRKQHGFPRGPKAKFKVSAVYSDEPLIYPEAAACEIDDATAGDVAGTGGPAGLNCAGFGSSVCVTASFGFAAAAHALRALAAR from the coding sequence ATGGCCCGAATCGACGTCGTCACGACGCAAGCCGATCTTACTCCTGGCCCGGCGGGACATTTTGACCCGGATCGGGCGCGACGCTTTGGCGGCGTCTCGCGCCTGTACGGGTCCGACGCGCTGGCCGCGTTCGAGCGCGCGCACGTGGCCGTGATCGGCATCGGCGGGGTCGGCTCGTGGACGGTCGAGGCGCTCGCGCGCAGTGCGATCGGCAACCTGACCCTGATCGATCTCGACAATATCGCGGAAAGCAACACGAACCGCCAGATCCACGCGCTCGACGGCAATTACGGAAAGGCCAAGGTGGACGCGATGGCCGAGCGGATCGCGCTGATCGATCCGGCCTGCCGCGTGCATCGCGTGGAGGATTTCGCCGAGGCCGGGAACTTCGACGCGCTGCTCGGCGGCGGCTTCGACTACGTGATCGACGCGATCGACAGCGTGCGCACCAAGGTGGCGCTGATCGCCTGGTGCGTCGCGCGCGGCCAGCCGCTCGTGACGGTCGGCGGCGCGGGCGGCCAGCTCGACCCGACGCGGATCCGCATCGACGACCTGGCGCTGACGATCCAGGATCCGCTGCTCTCGAAGGTACGCGCGCAGCTGCGCAAGCAGCACGGCTTCCCGCGCGGGCCGAAGGCGAAGTTCAAGGTCAGCGCGGTCTATTCGGACGAGCCGCTGATCTATCCGGAAGCGGCGGCCTGCGAGATCGACGACGCGACGGCCGGCGACGTGGCCGGCACGGGCGGGCCGGCCGGGCTCAACTGCGCCGGCTTCGGGTCGAGCGTGTGCGTGACGGCGAGCTTCGGGTTCGCGGCCGCCGCGCACGCGCTGCGCGCGCTCGCGGCGCGATAG
- the pdxH gene encoding pyridoxamine 5'-phosphate oxidase, giving the protein MTSLADLRINYSRASLDEHDVASDPFRQFDKWLNEALDAKLPEPNTMTLATADAAGRPSARIMLIKGVDQRGFVFFTNYESRKGREIEANPHAALLFYWIELERQVRIEGRLEKIAAEESDAYYASRPVGSRLGAWASAQSTVIADRAVLETREREARERYGDNPPRPPHWGGFRVVPESIEFWQGRPSRLHDRLRYTRDAGAPDRWVVERLSP; this is encoded by the coding sequence ATGACTTCTCTCGCTGATCTCCGTATCAACTATTCCCGCGCGTCGCTCGACGAGCACGACGTGGCATCCGATCCGTTCCGGCAATTCGACAAGTGGCTCAACGAGGCGCTCGACGCCAAGCTGCCCGAGCCGAACACGATGACGCTCGCGACCGCGGACGCCGCCGGGCGCCCGTCCGCGCGCATCATGCTGATCAAGGGCGTGGACCAGCGCGGCTTCGTGTTCTTCACGAACTACGAGAGCCGCAAGGGCCGCGAGATCGAGGCGAACCCGCACGCGGCGCTGCTGTTCTACTGGATCGAGCTGGAGCGTCAGGTGCGCATCGAAGGCCGCCTCGAAAAGATCGCCGCCGAGGAAAGCGATGCCTATTACGCGTCGCGTCCGGTCGGCTCGCGGCTCGGCGCCTGGGCGTCGGCGCAGAGCACCGTGATCGCCGACCGCGCCGTGCTGGAAACGCGCGAGCGCGAGGCCCGCGAGCGCTACGGCGATAACCCGCCGCGTCCGCCGCATTGGGGCGGCTTCCGGGTCGTGCCGGAATCGATCGAGTTCTGGCAGGGCCGGCCGTCGCGGCTGCACGATCGCCTGCGCTACACGCGCGACGCCGGCGCCCCCGATCGCTGGGTGGTCGAGCGCCTCTCGCCCTGA
- a CDS encoding SAM-dependent methyltransferase: MFWEKKLAQWADEVREKANLPARLVLWNGDQHDFGTFSAPDVTLKVNSASALPLLLEPSLDNLGEAYVKGKIDIEGRLPDIINIGYSLARNTVTNASKLARVTRYFSHTKNSDKKSIQYHYDVSNEFYKLWLDENMVYSCAYFENGDEDLATAQIKKIDHILTKIQLQPGQRLLDIGCGWGALVLRAAQKFGARCVGVTLSQNQFDLATERVRQAGLENQIEIRLQDYRDVDGQFDRITSVGMFEHVGRKNLPGYFSKVRELLADDGIAMNHGITSTDADSGETSLGGGEFIDRYVFPEGELPHIGLALESAQRGGLEVVDVESLRRHYARTLDIWTDNFEAKADAARQLVDDEKFRIWRVYLAGCAYAFENDDVSIYQLVCRKAGRSAKTLPWSRRYIYENPLPR; this comes from the coding sequence ATGTTCTGGGAAAAGAAGCTGGCACAGTGGGCGGACGAAGTACGGGAAAAGGCGAACCTGCCGGCGCGCCTGGTGCTCTGGAACGGCGACCAGCATGATTTCGGCACCTTCAGCGCGCCGGACGTCACGCTGAAGGTCAACAGCGCCTCGGCGCTGCCGCTGCTGCTCGAACCGAGCCTCGACAATCTCGGCGAGGCCTACGTGAAGGGCAAGATCGACATCGAGGGCCGGCTGCCCGACATCATCAACATCGGCTATTCGCTCGCGCGCAACACCGTCACCAACGCGAGCAAGCTCGCGCGCGTGACGCGCTACTTCAGCCACACCAAGAACTCGGACAAGAAGTCGATCCAGTATCACTACGACGTCTCGAACGAGTTCTACAAGCTGTGGCTCGACGAGAACATGGTCTATTCCTGCGCCTACTTCGAGAACGGCGACGAAGACCTCGCCACCGCGCAGATCAAGAAGATCGACCACATCCTGACCAAGATCCAGCTGCAGCCGGGCCAGCGCCTGCTCGACATCGGCTGCGGCTGGGGCGCGCTGGTGCTGCGCGCCGCGCAGAAGTTCGGCGCGCGCTGCGTGGGCGTCACGCTCTCGCAGAACCAGTTCGACCTCGCCACCGAGCGCGTCAGGCAGGCCGGCCTCGAGAACCAGATCGAGATCCGCCTGCAGGACTACCGCGACGTGGACGGCCAGTTCGACCGGATCACCAGCGTCGGCATGTTCGAGCACGTCGGCCGCAAGAACCTGCCGGGCTACTTCAGCAAGGTGCGCGAGCTGCTGGCCGACGACGGCATCGCGATGAACCACGGCATCACCTCGACGGACGCCGACAGCGGCGAGACCTCGCTGGGCGGCGGCGAATTCATCGACCGCTACGTGTTCCCGGAAGGCGAGCTGCCGCACATCGGCCTCGCGCTCGAATCGGCGCAGCGCGGCGGCCTGGAAGTGGTTGACGTCGAAAGCCTGCGCCGGCACTATGCGCGCACGCTCGACATCTGGACCGACAACTTCGAGGCGAAGGCCGACGCGGCGAGGCAGCTCGTCGACGACGAGAAGTTCCGGATCTGGCGCGTCTATCTCGCCGGCTGTGCCTACGCGTTCGAGAACGACGACGTGTCGATCTATCAGCTCGTCTGCCGCAAGGCCGGCCGCAGCGCGAAAACGCTGCCGTGGTCGCGGCGCTACATCTACGAGAACCCGCTGCCGCGCTGA
- a CDS encoding DUF72 domain-containing protein, with amino-acid sequence MGDGSTRRDAARTTKHDEAPRDAEQFDLFGAAPPEPAVEPTADPAVDEAPPASAGSSPPPAPSRHPAPAENEAAPSPSLWGDEAPPPASAASGSAAGQPAAAPRRSRKRGVARAAISDEVAATAAALPPNVRLGTSTWSFPGWNGIVYGDDYSAQKLSRDGLDAYGAHPLLKSVSIDRSFYAPLSVADYLRYAQQVPDDFRFVVKAPASVTDAVVRGPRGEPAGPNPAFLDARIATDDFVRPCLDGLGRKAGALVFQFSPLPDGLLADPAALIERLAAFFAALPPLPSPSAESGETDGPRYAIEIRDASLLTPRFIRALAAAGVRYCVGLHARMPDPLRQAAALALLDGDAPGPLVVRWSLHGGFKYEQAKAKYDPFDRLVDEDPQTRRALADLAARYALAGQPVLITINNKAEGSAPLSCIELAKAIDAAIERLRADPA; translated from the coding sequence ATGGGTGACGGCAGCACGCGGCGCGACGCCGCGCGAACGACGAAGCACGACGAGGCGCCGCGCGACGCCGAACAGTTCGACCTGTTCGGCGCGGCGCCGCCTGAGCCTGCTGTCGAGCCCACGGCCGATCCCGCAGTGGATGAAGCGCCGCCCGCCTCGGCCGGTTCGTCCCCGCCTCCCGCCCCCTCCCGTCACCCCGCGCCCGCCGAAAATGAAGCGGCACCGTCCCCGTCGCTGTGGGGCGACGAGGCACCGCCGCCCGCTTCCGCTGCTTCTGGCAGCGCCGCCGGCCAGCCGGCCGCCGCGCCGCGCCGTTCGCGCAAACGCGGCGTGGCGCGCGCCGCGATCAGCGACGAGGTCGCCGCGACCGCGGCCGCGCTGCCGCCGAACGTGCGGCTCGGCACCTCGACCTGGTCGTTTCCGGGCTGGAACGGCATCGTCTACGGCGACGACTACTCCGCGCAGAAGCTCTCTCGCGACGGGCTCGATGCCTATGGCGCGCATCCGCTGCTCAAGAGCGTCAGCATCGACCGCTCGTTCTACGCGCCGCTGTCGGTGGCCGACTATCTGCGTTACGCGCAGCAGGTACCCGACGATTTCCGCTTCGTCGTGAAGGCGCCGGCCTCGGTCACCGACGCCGTCGTGCGAGGTCCGCGCGGCGAACCGGCCGGACCGAACCCGGCGTTCCTCGACGCGCGCATCGCCACCGACGATTTCGTGCGCCCCTGCCTCGACGGCCTTGGCCGCAAGGCCGGCGCGCTGGTGTTCCAGTTCTCGCCGCTGCCCGACGGGCTGCTGGCCGATCCGGCCGCGCTGATCGAGCGGCTCGCGGCGTTCTTCGCGGCGCTGCCGCCGCTGCCATCTCCATCAGCGGAAAGCGGCGAGACCGACGGCCCGCGCTACGCGATCGAGATCCGCGACGCGAGCCTGCTCACGCCGCGCTTCATTCGCGCGCTCGCCGCGGCCGGCGTGCGCTACTGCGTCGGCCTGCACGCGCGGATGCCGGACCCGCTGCGGCAGGCGGCGGCGCTCGCGCTGCTCGACGGCGACGCGCCCGGCCCGCTGGTGGTGCGCTGGAGCCTGCACGGCGGCTTCAAATACGAGCAGGCGAAGGCGAAATACGATCCGTTCGACCGGCTCGTCGACGAGGACCCGCAGACGCGTCGCGCGCTCGCCGACCTGGCCGCGCGATACGCGCTGGCCGGCCAGCCGGTGCTGATCACCATCAACAACAAGGCGGAAGGCTCGGCGCCGCTGTCGTGCATCGAACTGGCCAAGGCGATCGACGCGGCGATCGAGCGGCTGCGCGCGGACCCGGCCTGA